A genomic segment from Streptomyces sp. TLI_235 encodes:
- a CDS encoding TetR family transcriptional regulator, which translates to MHTEPTVSECGVDEDGPAAELCAPRRGRPRSEAAEQAIFAAVEELMESGRSLSELSIERIAAAAGVGKATIYRRWPNKEALLVEVVARLESPLPEPVGGTVREELVRMVDYMRKRGLAKRSRWMLKSALSQMNAWPELREAYQEQVVKPRRELARAIVRRGIDEGVLRSDLDVELVCEIIIGPILLRTVLWDEAPLDDPALAEQMVDAVLNGVGAQPSGGHSR; encoded by the coding sequence ATGCACACCGAACCGACCGTCTCGGAATGCGGCGTCGACGAGGACGGCCCCGCCGCGGAGCTCTGCGCCCCGCGCCGGGGCCGCCCGCGCAGCGAGGCGGCCGAGCAGGCCATCTTCGCCGCCGTCGAGGAGCTGATGGAGTCCGGCAGGAGCCTATCCGAGCTGTCGATCGAGCGGATCGCGGCCGCCGCGGGCGTCGGCAAGGCCACCATCTACCGGCGCTGGCCCAACAAGGAGGCGCTGCTGGTCGAGGTCGTCGCCCGGCTCGAGTCGCCGCTGCCCGAGCCGGTCGGCGGAACCGTCCGCGAAGAGCTCGTCCGCATGGTCGACTACATGCGCAAGCGCGGCCTCGCCAAGCGCTCCCGCTGGATGCTCAAGTCCGCGCTCAGCCAGATGAACGCCTGGCCGGAGCTCCGCGAGGCCTACCAGGAGCAGGTGGTCAAGCCCCGCCGCGAGCTGGCCCGGGCCATCGTGCGCCGCGGCATCGACGAGGGCGTGCTCCGCTCCGACCTCGACGTCGAGCTGGTCTGCGAGATCATCATCGGCCCGATCCTGCTGCGCACCGTGCTCTGGGACGAGGCCCCGCTGGACGACCCGGCGCTCGCCGAACAGATGGTGGACGCCGTCCTCAACGGGGTCGGCGCGCAGCCGTCCGGAGGGCATTCCCGCTGA
- a CDS encoding mycothiol maleylpyruvate isomerase-like protein: MAGMDGRDVDRALTAALGVLILHEEDDWSVTAGPLTWTCRETAVHVAHDLLAYAGQLAARPRESYLPFDLVVRRTAPVDEVLQVVRAAGGLLVGALAVSGPEARAWHWGPCDPSGFAAMGVAETLLHTWDITRGLGAEWHPPASLCAAVLTRLFPDAPAGDPAAVLLWCTGRAALAGRPRRTSWTWQASLG, from the coding sequence ATGGCTGGCATGGACGGACGCGACGTGGACCGCGCCCTCACCGCGGCACTGGGCGTGCTCATCCTCCACGAGGAGGACGACTGGTCCGTCACGGCCGGGCCGCTCACGTGGACGTGCCGCGAGACCGCCGTGCACGTCGCGCACGACCTGCTCGCCTACGCCGGCCAGCTCGCCGCCCGGCCCCGCGAGAGCTACCTGCCCTTCGACCTGGTGGTCCGCCGGACGGCGCCGGTCGACGAGGTGCTGCAGGTCGTCCGGGCCGCCGGGGGCCTGCTGGTCGGTGCGCTCGCCGTTTCCGGGCCGGAGGCCAGGGCCTGGCACTGGGGCCCGTGCGACCCGTCCGGCTTCGCCGCCATGGGCGTCGCCGAGACCCTGCTGCACACCTGGGACATCACCCGCGGCCTCGGCGCCGAGTGGCACCCGCCCGCGTCACTGTGCGCCGCGGTGCTCACCCGGCTCTTCCCGGACGCCCCGGCCGGCGATCCGGCGGCCGTCCTGCTCTGGTGCACCGGGCGGGCCGCCCTGGCCGGGCGGCCCCGGCGCACCTCCTGGACCTGGCAGGCCTCCCTCGGCTGA
- a CDS encoding vancomycin resistance protein VanJ yields MVQADEAVAAADGTPAPPVGGRRWLDPRRGWVTAGFAVLTALLLAFHAAVPNRWGNLGSLLETFLPWLGLAVPVLLAVGLWRRSATALTAVLLPVIVWLNLFGGLLTDKSGGRGDFTVLTHNVAAANSDTAGTLTLLNGSGAQIVALEELAPSAVATYTEGLAARYPHHVVRGTVGLWSTYPIDDVHEVDIKIGWTRAFRAAVTTPQGPLAVYVAHLPSVRIKSESGFTAGRRDHSAQALGDAIEAEQLKKVILLGDLNGTMNDRSLAPVTSQMRSAQGAAGDGFGFSWPASFPMARIDQILSKGKLTPTDSRVLPSDGSDHRAITATYRY; encoded by the coding sequence ATGGTGCAGGCGGACGAGGCAGTGGCAGCGGCGGACGGCACACCGGCCCCGCCGGTCGGGGGCCGCCGCTGGCTGGACCCCCGCCGCGGCTGGGTCACCGCCGGGTTCGCCGTGCTCACCGCGCTGCTGCTGGCCTTCCACGCGGCCGTCCCCAACCGCTGGGGCAACCTCGGCAGCCTGCTGGAGACCTTCCTGCCCTGGCTGGGCCTGGCCGTGCCGGTGCTCCTCGCGGTCGGCCTGTGGCGCCGCTCGGCGACCGCGCTGACCGCGGTGCTGCTGCCCGTCATCGTCTGGCTGAACCTGTTCGGCGGCCTGCTGACCGACAAGAGCGGCGGCCGCGGCGACTTCACCGTGCTCACCCACAACGTGGCCGCCGCCAACAGCGACACGGCCGGCACCCTCACGCTGCTCAACGGCTCCGGCGCGCAGATCGTCGCCCTGGAGGAGCTCGCCCCGAGCGCCGTCGCCACCTACACCGAGGGCCTGGCCGCCCGCTACCCGCACCACGTCGTGCGGGGCACCGTCGGCCTGTGGTCGACGTACCCGATCGACGACGTCCACGAGGTGGACATCAAGATCGGCTGGACCCGCGCCTTCCGGGCCGCGGTCACCACGCCCCAGGGCCCGCTCGCCGTCTACGTCGCCCACCTGCCCTCGGTGCGGATCAAGTCCGAGAGCGGCTTCACCGCGGGCCGGCGCGACCACAGCGCACAGGCCCTCGGCGACGCCATCGAGGCCGAGCAGCTGAAGAAGGTCATTCTGCTCGGCGACCTCAACGGCACCATGAACGACCGCAGCCTGGCCCCGGTCACCTCGCAGATGCGCTCCGCCCAGGGCGCCGCCGGCGACGGCTTCGGCTTCTCCTGGCCGGCCTCCTTCCCGATGGCCCGGATCGACCAGATCCTCAGCAAGGGCAAGCTCACGCCGACCGACTCCCGGGTGCTGCCCTCCGACGGCAGCGACCACCGCGCGATCACCGCCACCTACCGGTACTGA
- a CDS encoding DHA2 family integral membrane protein (MFS transporter), whose translation MTTAAPPRTSDAIHRRRWAILGTLILALLVVVLDNSILNVAMKTIAQPAPTGLGASQSDLEWAINSYTLVFAGLLFTAGLLGDRLGRKWSLLAGMAVFGIGSLLSAVADSPGQLIAFRAVMGLGGAFVMPATLAVIMNVFDRKEQPKAIGIWAGAVGLAIAIGPITGGLLIEHFWWGSVFLVNVPIVLVALVAMSLLVPNSRDPKPGKLDPVGVLLSVIGLVALIYGIIKGGELADFTAPGAWVPILVGVVALAAFVLFERRTTHPALDVSWFRNRVFSASVVVIGVVFFALMGVSFFGVFYTQSVRGYSALQSGLLMLPLAAAQMAFAPRARLVVDRFGVRATCAGGMALIVLGFLGYLLLGTTTPIWVLVVIGFVMGAGMAHVMPPVTVAIMGSLPREKAGAGSAINNTFRQVGGSLGVAVLGAVLSTVYRDGMSDHLAQLPAGIRDKAGESLEATLAIAERTHTQALVAPAEDAFVHAMHVVAGLSAGITALGVVLALVLLPGKAPAGPAAVPAPADGSPADSEPRPTRV comes from the coding sequence ATGACCACCGCCGCGCCACCGCGCACATCCGACGCAATCCACCGCCGCCGCTGGGCGATCCTGGGCACCCTGATCCTCGCCCTGCTCGTCGTCGTCCTCGACAACTCGATCCTCAACGTGGCGATGAAGACGATCGCCCAGCCCGCCCCCACCGGCCTCGGCGCCAGCCAGAGCGACCTCGAGTGGGCGATCAACTCCTACACGCTGGTCTTCGCCGGCCTGCTCTTCACCGCCGGCCTGCTCGGCGACCGGCTCGGCCGCAAGTGGTCGCTGCTCGCCGGCATGGCCGTCTTCGGCATCGGCTCGCTGCTCTCCGCCGTCGCCGACAGCCCCGGGCAGCTCATCGCCTTCCGCGCGGTCATGGGCCTCGGCGGCGCGTTCGTGATGCCCGCCACCCTCGCCGTCATCATGAACGTCTTCGACCGCAAGGAGCAGCCGAAGGCGATCGGCATCTGGGCCGGCGCGGTCGGCCTCGCCATCGCGATCGGCCCGATCACCGGCGGCCTGCTCATCGAGCACTTCTGGTGGGGCTCGGTCTTCCTCGTCAACGTGCCGATCGTGCTCGTCGCGCTGGTCGCCATGTCGCTGCTGGTGCCGAACTCCCGCGACCCCAAGCCCGGCAAGCTCGACCCGGTCGGCGTGCTGCTCTCCGTCATCGGCCTGGTCGCGCTGATCTACGGCATCATCAAGGGCGGCGAACTCGCCGACTTCACCGCCCCCGGGGCCTGGGTGCCGATCCTGGTCGGCGTGGTCGCCCTGGCCGCCTTCGTCCTCTTCGAGCGGCGCACCACCCACCCCGCCCTGGACGTCAGCTGGTTCCGCAACCGGGTGTTCTCCGCCTCCGTCGTCGTCATCGGCGTGGTCTTCTTCGCACTGATGGGCGTCTCCTTCTTCGGCGTCTTCTACACCCAGAGCGTCCGCGGCTACAGCGCCCTGCAGTCCGGCCTGCTGATGCTCCCGCTGGCCGCCGCCCAGATGGCCTTCGCCCCGCGCGCCCGGCTCGTCGTCGACCGCTTCGGCGTCCGCGCCACCTGCGCCGGCGGCATGGCCCTGATCGTGCTCGGCTTCCTCGGCTACCTGCTGCTCGGCACCACCACCCCGATCTGGGTGCTGGTCGTGATCGGCTTCGTCATGGGCGCCGGCATGGCCCACGTCATGCCCCCGGTCACCGTCGCCATCATGGGCTCGCTGCCCCGCGAGAAGGCCGGCGCCGGCTCCGCCATCAACAACACCTTCCGCCAGGTCGGCGGCTCGCTCGGCGTCGCCGTGCTCGGCGCCGTCCTGTCCACCGTCTACCGCGACGGCATGAGCGACCACCTCGCCCAGCTCCCGGCCGGCATCCGCGACAAGGCCGGCGAGTCCCTGGAGGCCACCCTCGCGATCGCCGAGCGCACCCACACCCAGGCCCTGGTCGCCCCCGCCGAGGACGCCTTCGTGCACGCCATGCACGTGGTCGCCGGCCTCTCCGCCGGCATCACCGCCCTCGGCGTGGTGCTCGCCCTGGTGCTCCTTCCCGGCAAGGCGCCGGCCGGCCCGGCCGCCGTCCCCGCCCCGGCCGACGGTTCTCCGGCAGACAGCGAGCCGCGCCCGACCAGGGTTTGA